The proteins below come from a single Deinococcus aerophilus genomic window:
- a CDS encoding RsmD family RNA methyltransferase, whose translation MSLRILGGTARGRAIQVPASARPSGARIRKSLFDLLAARAPGGTFLDLHGGSGAVGLEAASRGYAVTLIEKDARAVRALEANARSLDLRVRILRGDALGVLPRLGHFDLVFSDPPYEADIPALTARLLGSGVVAAGGLLICQHPDRVTLPEHPGHDREVREYGSNTLTLYRPVAAGREGDKVGDA comes from the coding sequence ATGAGCCTGCGGATTCTGGGCGGCACCGCCCGGGGCCGCGCCATCCAGGTGCCGGCCAGCGCCCGGCCCAGCGGCGCGCGCATCCGCAAGAGCCTGTTTGACCTGCTCGCGGCCCGTGCGCCCGGCGGCACGTTTCTGGACCTGCACGGCGGCAGCGGCGCGGTGGGGCTGGAGGCCGCCAGCCGGGGCTATGCGGTCACCCTGATCGAGAAGGACGCCCGCGCCGTCCGCGCGCTGGAGGCCAACGCCCGCAGCCTGGACCTGCGGGTCCGCATCCTGCGCGGCGACGCCCTGGGCGTGCTGCCCCGGCTGGGGCACTTTGACCTCGTGTTCAGCGACCCCCCTTACGAGGCCGATATTCCGGCCCTGACCGCGCGGCTGCTGGGCAGCGGTGTGGTGGCGGCGGGCGGCCTGCTGATCTGCCAGCACCCGGACCGCGTGACCCTGCCCGAACATCCCGGCCATGACCGCGAGGTGCGCGAATACGGCAGCAACACCCTGACGCTGTACCGCCCGGTTGCGGCGGGCAGAGAGGGCGATAAGGTGGGAGACGCATGA